From one Chlamydiifrater phoenicopteri genomic stretch:
- the ltuB gene encoding late transcription unit protein LtuB, whose translation MVKKKNRTKKSSIENFEQRKQSISTVSMNAIKKTSKSKKSLKRSEKRDSVISKAANSKELEEKARKFDELVSGMLKAKAAEQERLLIFHHDKGFVYSDLENLGKYSIRL comes from the coding sequence GTGGTTAAAAAGAAAAATCGAACAAAAAAATCTTCTATAGAGAATTTTGAACAAAGAAAACAGAGCATATCTACAGTTTCAATGAACGCCATAAAGAAAACTTCTAAAAGCAAAAAATCTTTAAAGAGATCTGAAAAAAGGGATAGCGTCATAAGTAAGGCTGCTAATTCTAAAGAGTTAGAAGAAAAGGCAAGGAAATTTGATGAGCTTGTGAGTGGAATGCTTAAAGCTAAAGCTGCTGAGCAGGAGCGGCTTCTAATTTTCCATCATGACAAAGGGTTTGTTTACTCCGATTTAGAAAATCTCGGGAAGTATTCAATTAGATTATAG
- the mreD gene encoding rod shape-determining protein MreD, protein MYKRSTSTCFLLSLTVFLALPSIQTTQIQPTKLLCFAPYLAASIYKHKMPQVLLKAMFVGLLYDLFSSTTFGAYSLLHVLSALIIYRLKSVFLEEKLLSVPLITAIFSSVFYLLSYPIFTLFHFHLFSQKRLFLDIKNAFTIDFLYAIIIYVIPCLISEGRRRMLSLIRRFL, encoded by the coding sequence ATGTATAAGCGCTCTACGAGCACATGCTTCCTTCTTTCTTTGACTGTTTTTTTGGCGCTGCCATCCATTCAAACCACACAAATACAACCAACTAAACTCCTTTGTTTTGCCCCTTATCTTGCGGCCTCCATTTATAAACATAAAATGCCTCAAGTGTTATTGAAAGCTATGTTTGTAGGCTTGCTTTATGATCTCTTTTCTTCTACAACCTTTGGAGCTTACTCTCTCCTACATGTTCTTTCTGCTTTAATAATTTACAGATTAAAAAGCGTTTTTTTAGAAGAAAAGCTTCTTTCTGTTCCTTTAATCACGGCTATTTTCTCCTCAGTTTTCTATCTGCTCTCTTACCCCATTTTCACTCTGTTCCATTTCCACTTGTTTTCACAAAAACGACTCTTTCTAGATATCAAAAACGCTTTCACAATAGACTTTCTCTACGCGATAATAATCTATGTCATCCCTTGTCTTATATCTGAAGGAAGACGTAGAATGCTTTCGCTAATAAGGAGATTCTTATGA
- a CDS encoding FAD:protein FMN transferase, giving the protein MGKLPKIRDFRLIILKGLVITILSIFSVNTLIDKGKLLAFKHLVRHSPYTLCGVAMTIPYKIVIGENLSIKQRKAVDTAVSKTFQHIDTVFNNWNPASEVSSINRAPAHTPITISKDLFSFLEFTLELSVLTNGRFDPTLGNLKNLWISHLKKNSIPSENELERYQKACGLANISLDHQNRTISKSFKETSLDLCGIVKGHAVDKLVEALKNLGIRSAYVEWGGEIKTVGKHPTGRLWKVFSIASNTPLELKEQAIASSGSYLQNWLVTNDKYTHIIDTKTLTPLKEGDQTIVAISVVHDSCAYADAIATAMMTFSSKDEAIQWAHEQGVEAYVISNDAS; this is encoded by the coding sequence ATGGGAAAGTTACCAAAAATTAGAGATTTTCGGCTCATCATCCTAAAAGGATTGGTAATCACTATCCTTTCTATTTTCTCTGTTAATACTTTGATTGACAAGGGGAAGCTTCTTGCTTTCAAACATTTAGTGAGACACTCTCCCTATACTCTTTGTGGGGTGGCCATGACCATCCCGTATAAGATTGTTATAGGAGAAAATTTGTCTATTAAACAAAGGAAAGCTGTGGATACCGCCGTCAGCAAAACCTTTCAACATATAGACACTGTATTCAATAATTGGAACCCGGCATCAGAGGTATCTTCCATCAACAGGGCTCCAGCCCATACTCCGATAACCATCTCTAAAGATTTATTTTCTTTCCTGGAATTTACCCTCGAACTCTCAGTCCTGACTAATGGAAGGTTTGATCCAACTCTAGGAAATCTTAAAAACCTGTGGATCTCACATTTAAAGAAAAATTCTATTCCTTCTGAAAATGAACTCGAACGATATCAGAAAGCATGTGGCCTCGCCAATATTTCTTTAGACCATCAAAACCGAACCATCTCTAAATCTTTCAAAGAGACTAGCTTAGATTTATGCGGTATCGTTAAAGGGCATGCTGTAGATAAACTTGTGGAAGCTCTAAAAAACCTAGGCATTCGGTCTGCTTACGTAGAGTGGGGAGGAGAGATAAAAACTGTCGGCAAGCACCCCACAGGAAGACTATGGAAAGTGTTTTCTATAGCATCAAACACTCCCCTAGAGCTTAAAGAACAAGCCATAGCATCCAGCGGCAGCTACCTGCAAAACTGGCTTGTAACAAACGATAAATACACGCATATCATAGATACTAAGACATTGACCCCACTAAAAGAGGGCGATCAAACAATTGTAGCTATTTCCGTCGTCCATGACTCCTGTGCTTATGCCGATGCCATAGCGACAGCCATGATGACCTTCTCTTCAAAAGACGAAGCCATCCAGTGGGCTCACGAACAAGGCGTAGAAGCTTATGTTATCTCAAACGACGCTTCATAG
- a CDS encoding tetrahydrofolate dehydrogenase/cyclohydrolase catalytic domain-containing protein yields the protein MILYGQPVADKIFQKITQNVQKAPSKPGLAVILVGNNPASEVYVGTKVKRAQELGMNSKAYRLPSDVEPSRVLELVQTLNLDPETHGILLQLPLPKHLDADAIISTIAPEKDVDGLTPINMGKLLSEIPGGFVPCTPAGVVEILNHYSIPVEGKHVAILGRSNIVGKPLAALMMQKHALTNASVTVLHSKSENIKEILLSADIIVSAIGSPFFLKGDMVSSKSVVIDVGISKIPDEESPKGYRIVGDVDFNNVVTKCAAITPVPGGVGPTTVAMLMRNTWESYQKLEIFGSSS from the coding sequence ATGATTCTATATGGCCAGCCAGTAGCGGATAAAATTTTTCAGAAAATTACTCAAAATGTGCAGAAAGCACCTTCAAAGCCAGGATTGGCTGTAATCCTTGTTGGGAATAACCCTGCCTCAGAAGTCTATGTTGGAACAAAAGTAAAACGTGCTCAAGAGCTAGGAATGAATTCCAAAGCCTATAGGTTGCCTTCCGATGTGGAGCCATCCCGAGTTCTGGAATTAGTTCAAACCTTAAATTTGGATCCCGAAACACACGGCATCCTCCTCCAACTCCCTCTTCCTAAACACCTTGATGCCGATGCTATCATTAGCACGATAGCTCCAGAAAAAGATGTTGACGGTTTAACTCCAATAAATATGGGCAAATTATTGTCAGAAATACCTGGAGGCTTTGTTCCTTGTACACCGGCAGGCGTTGTAGAAATTCTTAACCATTATTCCATACCTGTAGAAGGGAAACATGTTGCTATTCTAGGCCGCAGCAACATCGTAGGAAAGCCTTTAGCTGCTTTAATGATGCAGAAACACGCTCTCACAAACGCTTCTGTGACTGTTCTCCATAGTAAATCAGAAAATATTAAGGAAATTCTCCTTAGCGCAGACATTATTGTTTCCGCTATAGGCTCTCCATTCTTTCTTAAAGGGGATATGGTTTCTTCTAAATCCGTGGTCATAGATGTGGGGATATCAAAAATTCCTGACGAAGAGTCTCCTAAAGGCTATCGTATAGTCGGTGACGTCGACTTTAACAATGTGGTGACAAAGTGCGCAGCCATTACGCCTGTGCCTGGCGGAGTAGGCCCTACCACAGTAGCTATGCTAATGAGAAACACATGGGAAAGTTACCAAAAATTAGAGATTTTCGGCTCATCATCCTAA
- a CDS encoding phospholipase D-like domain-containing protein: MKNKKRKPLTKLFLSAILLIGGSGFLLENSDDLKTLEKSSDPVIYSSQCKDNVRGVLCNSMRKAKNSIFVRIYNLSDEWIINTLHQKSSEKVPVKLHYYHLKNEQNFSRFYPNIETIPAPSTSQRNSLMHIKATVVDDSTVWVGSANYTSDSLDLDSNLTIGIRSQDLSNLVTTNTSGTCFVNNKQIDYFAFPEDSERGLNRILKLINNAKYSIKVGMFALTEPHLLNALYEAHSRGVDTQIIIDKSYAPLTKQTLIEECRCEEDFPIWIKTSKYKLHHKFAWIDDSILISGSANWSRNGFHNNVENILILHDLTPQQNKKMLNIWNQLLAKKTPLEEYLKTAKPISRGSYKKGAKKTKLNNPLLTPSLTFLETYYSEMAA; this comes from the coding sequence ATGAAAAATAAAAAAAGAAAACCTCTAACAAAACTGTTTCTTTCTGCAATTTTGCTAATAGGAGGGAGCGGGTTTCTATTAGAAAACTCTGATGACCTCAAAACATTAGAAAAGTCTAGCGATCCAGTCATATACTCCTCACAATGCAAAGATAACGTAAGGGGCGTTCTCTGTAATTCTATGAGGAAAGCTAAAAACAGTATCTTTGTTAGAATCTATAACTTGTCTGATGAGTGGATTATCAACACGTTACATCAAAAATCTTCAGAAAAAGTACCTGTCAAATTACATTATTATCACTTGAAAAACGAACAGAATTTTTCTCGGTTTTATCCAAATATAGAAACTATACCGGCACCCTCTACTTCACAGAGAAACTCCCTCATGCACATAAAAGCTACTGTTGTAGATGACTCCACCGTATGGGTAGGATCTGCTAACTATACTTCAGATTCTCTAGATTTAGATTCCAATCTCACGATAGGCATTCGTAGTCAAGATCTAAGCAATTTGGTAACGACGAATACTTCAGGAACATGCTTCGTTAATAACAAGCAGATAGACTATTTTGCCTTTCCAGAAGACTCTGAACGCGGTCTCAACCGAATACTAAAGTTAATAAATAACGCAAAATATTCGATTAAGGTCGGGATGTTTGCTCTTACAGAGCCTCATTTACTCAATGCCTTATATGAGGCTCACTCAAGAGGTGTCGACACACAAATCATTATAGATAAATCTTATGCCCCTTTAACAAAGCAAACTCTTATAGAAGAATGCCGCTGTGAAGAAGACTTTCCCATATGGATAAAAACCTCCAAATATAAACTGCACCATAAATTTGCTTGGATCGATGACTCCATATTGATCTCTGGGTCTGCTAACTGGTCAAGGAATGGCTTCCATAATAACGTAGAAAATATTCTCATTCTCCACGACTTAACGCCTCAACAAAACAAAAAAATGCTCAACATATGGAATCAATTGTTAGCAAAGAAGACACCCCTAGAAGAATACTTGAAAACAGCAAAGCCTATTTCTAGAGGTAGCTATAAAAAAGGAGCTAAGAAAACGAAACTAAACAATCCTTTGCTCACGCCCTCTTTGACATTCCTAGAAACATACTATTCTGAAATGGCAGCGTAG
- the smpB gene encoding SsrA-binding protein SmpB translates to MSSKEIVSNRKAFHSYEITETFEAGIVLRGTEIKSLRDHGGSLADAYVTVSRGEAWLIGAGIAPYRFGNINNHEERRPRKLLLHKYEIAKIESFLSRKGLTVVPLAILLKNGFAKVKIGCGRGKKTHDKRQAIIDRERKREAEAAMKRRLR, encoded by the coding sequence ATGAGTAGCAAAGAGATTGTATCAAACAGAAAGGCTTTTCATAGTTACGAAATAACAGAAACTTTTGAAGCTGGAATTGTTTTAAGGGGAACAGAGATTAAGTCTCTAAGGGATCATGGGGGCAGTCTTGCTGATGCTTATGTTACGGTTTCCAGAGGGGAGGCTTGGTTAATTGGGGCTGGTATAGCTCCTTACAGATTTGGGAATATCAATAATCACGAAGAACGTCGGCCTCGAAAGTTGTTGTTGCACAAGTATGAAATAGCAAAGATAGAATCTTTTCTTTCTCGGAAAGGATTGACGGTGGTGCCGCTGGCCATCTTGTTAAAGAACGGCTTTGCTAAGGTTAAAATTGGTTGTGGAAGGGGGAAGAAAACCCATGACAAGCGCCAAGCCATCATCGATCGTGAGCGGAAGAGGGAGGCGGAAGCTGCTATGAAGCGTCGTTTGAGATAA
- the dnaN gene encoding DNA polymerase III subunit beta — MKFVVSRNELSNLIRRLQNVVPQNTPIPILSHVLIETQNDELVFTATDLTVSTRCLAKAKVQEKGALSIPSRRFFQLVRELTESNIEIASLSGEMAEIVSGSSRFKLHSMEKEDFPMLPDMSNAVRFSLPSESLKDMFQRTSFAVSKEESRYVLTGVLLRISAGTATLVGTDGKRLAKIDAEVSIEPDFRGEYIIPIKAVEEVIKLCSGEASEATVFLAEDKIAVECDNTLLITKLLSGDFPDFSPVISTQSKVTLDLHREELISLLKQVALFTGELSHSVKFTFTPGELTLTANCTKVGEGRVSMAVNYEGDKLEIAFNPFFFLDILKHSKDESVSLGISDSYNPGVITDSTRSLFIIMPMRLHDD; from the coding sequence ATGAAGTTTGTTGTATCGAGAAACGAACTAAGCAACCTCATTCGAAGGTTGCAGAATGTTGTCCCTCAAAACACCCCTATCCCCATCCTATCTCACGTACTCATAGAAACTCAAAATGATGAACTAGTCTTTACCGCTACAGATCTCACCGTAAGCACCCGCTGCCTAGCTAAAGCTAAGGTGCAAGAAAAGGGAGCATTGTCCATTCCCTCTCGCAGATTCTTCCAACTCGTCAGAGAGTTGACAGAGTCAAATATAGAAATTGCTTCTCTGTCGGGGGAAATGGCGGAAATTGTTTCTGGATCTTCTAGATTCAAGCTACATAGCATGGAAAAAGAAGACTTTCCCATGCTTCCAGATATGAGCAATGCCGTAAGGTTTTCCTTGCCCTCAGAGAGTCTCAAAGATATGTTTCAACGCACTAGCTTTGCCGTTTCTAAGGAAGAAAGCCGCTATGTCCTCACAGGAGTCCTCTTGAGAATTTCTGCAGGCACGGCAACTCTAGTAGGAACCGATGGAAAGCGTCTAGCTAAAATAGACGCCGAAGTCTCTATAGAACCAGATTTCCGTGGGGAATATATTATCCCTATCAAGGCCGTCGAAGAAGTCATCAAACTTTGCTCAGGCGAAGCCTCCGAAGCCACCGTCTTCCTAGCAGAAGATAAGATTGCTGTCGAATGTGATAACACATTGCTTATTACTAAGCTGTTATCTGGAGATTTCCCAGACTTCTCTCCCGTTATTTCAACACAGAGCAAAGTGACTTTAGATCTTCATAGGGAAGAACTTATAAGCCTCTTAAAACAAGTAGCCCTATTTACAGGAGAGCTTTCTCACTCAGTGAAATTCACCTTTACTCCGGGAGAACTTACTTTGACAGCCAATTGTACAAAAGTCGGAGAAGGACGAGTCAGTATGGCTGTCAACTATGAAGGAGATAAATTGGAAATAGCTTTCAATCCCTTCTTCTTCTTAGACATATTAAAGCACAGTAAGGATGAGTCTGTAAGCTTAGGGATTTCTGACTCTTACAACCCAGGAGTTATTACGGACTCTACAAGGAGTTTGTTCATAATAATGCCTATGAGACTCCATGATGACTAA